In the Streptomyces sp. WMMC940 genome, CCACTCGAATTCCCGCCCGAGGGAGGCGAAGTGGTGCACCTGCTCCGCGACGGCCGCGTCCGCCGTCGCCCCGTCCAGGTCCGACCAGAGGACCCCGTTCCATCCGCCGTCGTGCCCGGCGGTCTGCCGGACGACCCCGCCCACGTGCTCGACCCGTGCACCCGGCCCGTCCGCCACCGCGCCCCGCCGCATCTGCCGGTCGTACAGCGCGAGTACCGCCTCATCGTGATCCATCCGGCCAGTCCAGCACCGGGGCGGGGCGGCGGCAACGGAGTTTCACCGGGACCGGAGGGCGGTGGCCGCCGCCCGGGGCCGGGTTCAGGCGCCCTGCACCAGCCGGTCCACCGCCGCCGTGCCCGAGGCGTACGGCAGCGCGTGGGCCGGGTCCGCGTGGGCGTGCATGGGCATGGGGCCGGGATGCCGGCCGGCCGGCACGAGGGCCTGGCCGGACAGCGGGGCCTGGCCGGACGTGTGGGGCGTCCCGTACAGCGTCCGTTCCAGCCCCGCCACCAGTCGCTGGACGTCCGGCTGCGGCCGCACCACCAGCCGCAGGTACCTGCTGGAGCTGCCGATCTTGTTGCCGCACTCCCGCACCAGTACCCCGTGCTCCTCCAGCAGCCGGTCCCGCAGCAGCGCGCCGTCCGCCCCCTCCGGGAGCCGCACGTACACGAAGTTGCCCTGCGACGGGTACACGGTGAGCCCGGGCAGCCGGCTCAGCTGCCAGATCATCTCCTGGCGGTCGCGCTGCACCAGCCGCAGACTGTGCGCGTACTCCAGCCGGTGCTCCTTCAGCATGAACACCACGGTCTCCGCGAAGGAGTTGAGGTTCCACTTGGGCAGGGCGGCCCGCACCCGGCCGGCGAGGCCCGGATTGGCGACGAGATAGCCGAAGCGCACCCCGTGGAGCCCGAAGTTCTTGCCCAGGCTCCTCAGCACGATCGTGTTGGGCCGCAGCACCGCGTCGCCGACGACACTG is a window encoding:
- a CDS encoding pyridoxal phosphate-dependent aminotransferase, translating into MAEAGSNVTELFRTSTAHSPSYAALSRATGDQQPITDFCIPCNPYFPTPEMFEELGDRLREILTYYPSSADTITAELCSVLGLNPQTVAMGNGSTELITWIDHLLVRESLAVPVPTFGRWTDQPMETGKRVDMFPLPESHGFVLDPASFVDFVRSRGSRTAVICNPNNPDGGLLPRHAVLALLDQLQDLDLVVVDESFLEFADAESDASVVGDAVLRPNTIVLRSLGKNFGLHGVRFGYLVANPGLAGRVRAALPKWNLNSFAETVVFMLKEHRLEYAHSLRLVQRDRQEMIWQLSRLPGLTVYPSQGNFVYVRLPEGADGALLRDRLLEEHGVLVRECGNKIGSSSRYLRLVVRPQPDVQRLVAGLERTLYGTPHTSGQAPLSGQALVPAGRHPGPMPMHAHADPAHALPYASGTAAVDRLVQGA